Part of the Terriglobales bacterium genome is shown below.
CGGTCGCGCGCGGCATCGCGTACCTGCTCCGCACGCAGCGCCCCGACGGCAATTGGGACGAGCCGTACTACACCGGCACCGGGTTCCCGCGCGTCTTTTACCTCATGTACCATATGTACAGGACGTACTTCCCGCTGCTCGCACTCACCACCTTTTCCAAGGTCTTCTCGAACGCCGGCGATTCGAGTGAAGCCCGGTTCTCGTCCAACGTCACCCCGCTGCACCTAGGAGGCAAGTAGCTTGGCGGTCCCGATCTCACAGATGGCGACGGTCGCGTCGTACGTGCTGCGGCAGAAGCTGGCCGGGCGGAAGCGCTACCCGCTCGTCCTGATGCTGGAGCCGCTGTTCCGCTGCAACCTGGCCTGCGCCGGCTGCGGCAAGATCCAGTACCCGGCCCACATCCTCAAGAAAGACCTGTCGCCGGAGGAATGCTTCCGGGCCGCCGACGAGTGCGGCGCGCCCATCGTCTCCATCCCGGGCGGCGAGCCGCTCATGCATCCGCGCATCCACGAGATCGTGGAGGGCCTGGTCGCGCGCAAGAAGTACATCTACCTCTGCACCAACGCGCTGCTGCTCAAGGAGAAGCTCGACCTCTTCACGCCGAGCAAGTACCTCACGTTCTCGGTGCACGTGGACGGCGAGCGCGAGCACCACGATTTCTCGGTGTGCCGCGAGGGCGGCTACGAGATCGCGGTCGACGCGGTGAAGGAAGCGCTGCGCCGCGGCTTCCGCGTCACCACGAACACGACTTTGTTCGACGGCGCCGACCCCAACAGCGTCCGCCGCTTCTTCGACGAGATGATGGAAGTCGGCATCGAGAGCATGATGCTCTCGCCCGGCTACAGCTACGACAAGGCGCCCGACCAGAAGCACTTCCTCGGCCGCGCGCGCACGCGCCGCCTGTTCCGCGCCATCCTCTCGAACCGCAAGAAGCACTGGCGTTTCAACCAGTCGCCGCTTTTCCTCGAGTTCCTGATGGGCAAGCGCAACTATGCCTGCTCGGCCTGGGGCATGCCGACCTTCAACATCTTCGGCTGGCAGAAGCCCTGCTATCTCTTGCAGGACGGCTATGCCGATTCCTTCGCCGAGCTGATGAACGACACGAAGTGGGATGAATACGGCACCGAGAGCGGCAATCCGAAGTGCGCGAACTGCATGGTGCACTGCGGCTACGAGACCTCGGCCGTGAACGACACGTTCGGGTCGCTGCGCGGCTTCTGGGCGACGGTGAAAGCGACGATGTCGACCGAGTACAAGGACGACGGCGCCCTCGCGATGCTCAACGAGCCGGCCCGCCCGGTACACAGCTACAACCCGCTGGTGCAGATCGAGTCGCCCCAGCAGGAGACCTCGGTCTAGATGTCCCAGAACCTCAACCCCGCCCACAATCCCGACGAGCTGGAAGTCGCGCAGGGAACGCACCACGACCAGCTTGAGGGCTGGGTCCCGCAGCTCGCCTCCGACGCCGAGCTGCGCGACGCCTTCGAGAAGGCCTTCGACTACCGCGGCGACGTCACGCTCACGCTGAAGTCGGGGGAGAAGATTGAGGGCTACGTCTTTGACCGCCGCACCGGCAAGACCGCGGCGGAGTCGGTGGTGCGCCTCATCCCCGCCGGCAAGGACGAGAAGCGCGCCATCCCCTACTCCGAGATCGCGGCGCTGGCCTTCACCGGCCGCGATACCGCCGCCGGC
Proteins encoded:
- the hpnH gene encoding adenosyl-hopene transferase HpnH; this encodes MAVPISQMATVASYVLRQKLAGRKRYPLVLMLEPLFRCNLACAGCGKIQYPAHILKKDLSPEECFRAADECGAPIVSIPGGEPLMHPRIHEIVEGLVARKKYIYLCTNALLLKEKLDLFTPSKYLTFSVHVDGEREHHDFSVCREGGYEIAVDAVKEALRRGFRVTTNTTLFDGADPNSVRRFFDEMMEVGIESMMLSPGYSYDKAPDQKHFLGRARTRRLFRAILSNRKKHWRFNQSPLFLEFLMGKRNYACSAWGMPTFNIFGWQKPCYLLQDGYADSFAELMNDTKWDEYGTESGNPKCANCMVHCGYETSAVNDTFGSLRGFWATVKATMSTEYKDDGALAMLNEPARPVHSYNPLVQIESPQQETSV